One genomic region from Streptomyces sp. NBC_01431 encodes:
- a CDS encoding NUDIX hydrolase has product MPNGQWYPPEWPDRIRALAAGELTAVEPRRAATVMLLRDGAGAGGPAVHMLRRRASMAFAGGAYAYPGGGVDPRDAEDSQLGWAGPSREWWAERLGTDPASAQAIVCAAVRETYEEAGVLLAGPGPASVVGDTTGEDWEADRQALVVRELSFAEFLDRRGLVLRSDLLGAWARWITPEFEPRRYDTWFFVAALPEGQVTRNASTEADRTVWIRPADATAGYDRGELLMMPPTVSTLRGLVSYATAAEALAASDGRDLTPVLARARLTDTGELVLSWPGHDEFTKHIPAGGGA; this is encoded by the coding sequence ATGCCCAATGGTCAGTGGTACCCGCCGGAGTGGCCGGACCGGATCCGCGCCCTCGCCGCAGGCGAGCTCACCGCGGTCGAGCCGCGGCGGGCCGCCACCGTGATGCTGCTCCGGGACGGGGCGGGCGCGGGCGGCCCCGCCGTGCACATGCTGCGCAGACGCGCCTCCATGGCCTTCGCCGGAGGCGCGTACGCGTATCCGGGCGGCGGTGTGGACCCCCGCGACGCCGAGGACTCCCAGCTCGGCTGGGCGGGCCCGAGCCGCGAGTGGTGGGCCGAACGCCTCGGCACGGACCCAGCGTCCGCCCAGGCCATCGTCTGCGCCGCGGTCCGCGAGACCTACGAGGAGGCCGGCGTCCTGCTCGCGGGCCCCGGCCCCGCCAGCGTCGTCGGTGACACCACCGGCGAGGACTGGGAGGCGGACCGCCAGGCGCTGGTCGTGCGCGAGCTGAGCTTCGCCGAGTTCCTGGACCGCCGCGGCCTGGTGCTCCGCTCCGACCTGCTCGGCGCCTGGGCCCGCTGGATCACGCCCGAGTTCGAGCCCCGCCGGTACGACACCTGGTTCTTCGTCGCCGCGCTCCCCGAGGGCCAGGTCACCCGGAACGCCTCGACCGAGGCCGACCGCACCGTCTGGATCCGCCCCGCCGACGCCACCGCCGGCTACGACAGGGGCGAGCTCCTGATGATGCCCCCGACCGTTTCCACCCTGCGCGGCCTCGTGTCGTACGCCACCGCCGCCGAGGCCCTCGCCGCGTCGGACGGCCGTGACCTGACGCCGGTACTCGCGCGGGCCCGCCTGACCGACACCGGTGAACTGGTCCTGAGCTGGCCGGGCCACGACGAGTTCACCAAGCACATTCCGGCGGGGGGCGGGGCCTGA
- a CDS encoding DUF4177 domain-containing protein, whose translation MTKWEYATVPLLVHATKQILDTWGEDGWELVQVVPGPNNPEQLVAYLKREKQA comes from the coding sequence ATGACCAAGTGGGAATACGCGACCGTGCCCCTTCTCGTGCACGCGACCAAGCAGATTCTGGACACCTGGGGCGAGGACGGCTGGGAGCTGGTCCAGGTCGTCCCCGGGCCGAACAACCCCGAGCAGCTGGTGGCCTACCTGAAGCGGGAGAAGCAGGCATGA
- a CDS encoding ArsA-related P-loop ATPase, protein MSRLQVVSGKGGTGKTTVAAALALALATEGRRTLLVEVEGRQGIAQLFETEAFPYEERKIAVAPGGGEVYALAIDAERALLDYLQMFYKLGGAGRALKKLGAIDFATTIAPGVRDVLLTGKACEAVRRKNKQGGYAYDYVVMDAPPTGRITRFLNVNDEVAGLAKIGPIHNQAQAVMRVLKSPETAVHLVTLLEEMPVQETVDGIAELRGAELPTGNVIVNMVRPHVLDEAAVRGVTGERRKEVAKTLTRAGVTGSAKLVTPLLEQAAEHAERVELEREQRWVLGQLGLVTYELPLIGEGMDLAGLYRLATELRKLGVGE, encoded by the coding sequence GTGAGCAGGCTCCAGGTCGTCAGCGGCAAGGGCGGTACCGGCAAGACCACGGTCGCCGCAGCACTCGCGCTCGCCCTCGCGACGGAGGGCAGGCGCACGCTCCTCGTCGAGGTCGAGGGCAGACAGGGCATCGCGCAGCTCTTCGAGACGGAGGCCTTTCCGTACGAGGAGCGGAAGATCGCCGTGGCGCCCGGTGGCGGCGAGGTGTACGCCCTGGCCATCGACGCGGAACGCGCGCTGCTCGACTACCTCCAGATGTTCTACAAACTGGGCGGCGCGGGACGGGCGCTGAAGAAGCTCGGCGCCATCGACTTCGCCACCACCATCGCGCCGGGCGTCCGGGACGTCCTCCTGACCGGCAAGGCCTGCGAGGCGGTGCGCCGCAAGAACAAGCAGGGCGGGTACGCGTACGACTACGTGGTGATGGACGCGCCGCCGACCGGCCGCATCACCCGATTCCTGAACGTGAACGACGAGGTGGCCGGGCTCGCGAAGATCGGGCCCATACACAACCAGGCACAGGCCGTCATGCGGGTCCTCAAGTCACCTGAAACAGCGGTGCACTTGGTGACGCTGCTCGAAGAGATGCCCGTACAGGAGACCGTCGACGGGATCGCGGAACTGCGCGGCGCCGAGCTGCCGACGGGCAACGTCATCGTGAACATGGTCCGGCCGCACGTGCTGGACGAAGCCGCGGTGCGCGGGGTCACCGGAGAGCGGCGCAAGGAGGTCGCCAAGACGCTGACGCGCGCCGGGGTGACCGGTTCGGCGAAGCTGGTGACGCCGCTCCTTGAGCAGGCCGCCGAGCACGCCGAGCGGGTGGAGCTGGAGCGTGAACAGCGTTGGGTGCTCGGCCAGTTGGGGCTTGTGACGTACGAACTGCCACTGATCGGCGAGGGAATGGATCTGGCCGGGCTCTACCGCCTGGCCACGGAACTGCGCAAGCTCGGGGTGGGTGAGTGA
- a CDS encoding transglycosylase domain-containing protein encodes MAKKRSGAGLTGTQQAAKFLGVSALAGAVLAGIALPAAGALGLAAKGTVEGFDEIPANLKTPPLSQRTTILDNKGGTIAQVYSRDRTVVPLADISPYMQKAIVAIEDSRFYEHGAIDLKGVLRAVNKNATSGGVAQGASTLTQQYVKNVFVEEAGDDPDKVAEATQQTIGRKVKELKYAIQVEEELGKKKILENYLNITFFGQQAYGIEAAAKRYFSKSAKDLTLDESAMLAGIVQSPSRYDPVNDAQEAKKRRNTVLQRMVDMKDISQAEADRAKEAPIKLDVSKPKNGCITAVDGAGFFCDYVREVFLSNPTFGKTKEERAKLWNRGGLTVQTTLDPQAQKSTQESIKNHVYQKDSVATAVTLVQPGTGKVLAMGQSKPYGFGDNETQINFSVNRQMGGSNYGFPVGSTFKPFLAAAAIEGGKPPTQQYPSPYDMDYPATVQTCSGKPWVNDPNNPAHLENENESEIGPFALKDAMAKSVNTYFVQMLGDIGMCPVSQMTDKLHVVQGNGDKLPMVPSALTLGSTGISPLTMASAYAAFANRGTYCTPIAIESIKKVDGSSLPVPKTSCSQAMSQNTADSINTLLRGVVDSGTGQEAGLKDRDNAGKTGTTDARKNAWFVGYTSNLSAAVWVGSPSQRVEMNNITIGGQFQEQVYGGQVPGPIWRDAMTGALQGQTSAPFITVNIPDSQKPGGEPATGGPANPDKSKNKRKPKPGGDNKPPAHGTSPFPGIPVPPDLIGGTDGGWPQ; translated from the coding sequence ATGGCAAAGAAGCGTTCGGGCGCAGGCCTGACCGGGACCCAGCAGGCCGCCAAGTTCCTGGGCGTGAGTGCGCTGGCGGGCGCCGTGCTCGCCGGGATCGCCCTTCCGGCGGCCGGCGCGCTGGGGCTCGCGGCCAAGGGCACGGTCGAGGGATTCGACGAGATCCCGGCCAATCTGAAGACCCCGCCGCTGAGCCAGCGCACCACGATCCTCGACAACAAGGGCGGCACGATCGCCCAGGTCTACTCGCGCGACCGCACCGTGGTGCCGCTCGCCGACATCTCCCCGTACATGCAGAAGGCGATCGTCGCGATCGAGGACTCGCGCTTCTACGAACACGGCGCGATCGACCTCAAGGGCGTGCTGCGCGCGGTCAACAAGAACGCGACGAGCGGCGGCGTCGCCCAGGGCGCGTCCACCCTGACCCAGCAGTACGTGAAGAACGTCTTCGTGGAAGAAGCCGGCGACGACCCCGACAAGGTCGCCGAGGCCACCCAGCAGACGATCGGCCGCAAGGTCAAGGAGCTCAAGTACGCGATCCAGGTCGAGGAGGAGCTCGGCAAGAAGAAGATCCTGGAGAACTACCTCAACATCACGTTCTTCGGGCAGCAGGCGTACGGCATCGAGGCCGCCGCCAAGCGCTACTTCTCCAAGTCGGCCAAGGACCTCACCCTCGACGAGTCCGCGATGCTCGCGGGCATCGTGCAGTCCCCCAGCCGGTACGACCCCGTCAATGACGCCCAGGAAGCCAAGAAGCGCCGCAACACGGTGCTCCAGCGCATGGTCGACATGAAGGACATCTCGCAGGCCGAGGCCGACCGGGCCAAGGAAGCGCCGATCAAGCTGGACGTCAGCAAGCCGAAGAACGGCTGCATCACCGCCGTCGACGGCGCGGGCTTCTTCTGTGACTACGTGCGTGAGGTGTTCCTGTCCAACCCGACCTTCGGCAAGACGAAGGAGGAGCGGGCCAAGCTCTGGAACCGCGGCGGGCTCACCGTCCAGACCACCCTCGACCCGCAGGCGCAGAAGTCGACGCAGGAGTCGATCAAGAACCACGTCTACCAGAAGGACAGCGTCGCGACGGCGGTCACGCTGGTCCAGCCCGGCACCGGCAAGGTCCTGGCGATGGGCCAGTCCAAGCCGTACGGCTTCGGGGACAACGAGACCCAGATCAACTTCTCGGTCAACCGGCAGATGGGCGGCTCCAATTACGGCTTCCCGGTCGGTTCGACCTTCAAGCCGTTCCTGGCGGCGGCCGCGATCGAGGGCGGCAAGCCGCCGACCCAGCAGTACCCGTCCCCGTACGACATGGACTACCCGGCGACCGTCCAGACGTGCAGCGGCAAGCCCTGGGTGAACGACCCCAACAACCCCGCGCACCTGGAGAACGAGAACGAGTCCGAGATCGGCCCGTTCGCACTGAAGGACGCGATGGCCAAGTCGGTCAACACGTACTTCGTGCAGATGCTCGGCGACATCGGCATGTGCCCCGTCTCGCAGATGACCGACAAGCTGCACGTGGTCCAGGGCAACGGCGACAAGCTGCCCATGGTGCCCTCGGCGCTGACCCTCGGCTCCACCGGCATCTCGCCGCTGACGATGGCCTCCGCGTACGCCGCCTTCGCCAACCGGGGCACGTACTGCACGCCGATCGCCATCGAGTCCATCAAGAAGGTGGACGGCTCGTCGCTGCCGGTGCCGAAGACGTCCTGCTCGCAGGCGATGTCGCAGAACACCGCGGACAGCATCAACACGCTGCTGCGCGGCGTGGTCGACTCCGGTACCGGCCAGGAGGCCGGCCTCAAGGACCGCGACAACGCGGGCAAGACGGGTACCACCGACGCCCGCAAGAACGCCTGGTTCGTGGGCTACACCTCGAACCTGTCCGCCGCGGTCTGGGTCGGCAGCCCGTCGCAGCGCGTCGAGATGAACAACATCACCATCGGTGGCCAGTTCCAGGAGCAGGTGTACGGCGGCCAGGTCCCAGGACCGATCTGGCGTGACGCGATGACCGGCGCGCTCCAGGGCCAGACCTCGGCGCCGTTCATTACGGTCAACATCCCCGACTCCCAGAAGCCGGGCGGCGAACCCGCGACCGGCGGCCCCGCCAACCCCGACAAGAGCAAGAACAAGCGCAAGCCGAAGCCGGGTGGCGACAACAAACCCCCGGCCCACGGCACCTCACCGTTCCCGGGCATCCCCGTCCCACCGGACCTGATCGGCGGCACGGACGGCGGGTGGCCGCAGTAG
- a CDS encoding Uma2 family endonuclease yields MSVMDDVLRHTAELLAKEHEGFKIEVVGDRIVMSPQSNVQSWTIFHVQSAAFNAGIAEPRVLSDVLIRFPGEPDRVPDVTILEDGAGEPYSYQDILAAIEIVSTKDDSNDYEIKIHQYARFGVPIYLIIDPFRGECSLLTRPKGDDYATRDMYSYGETVTLHLADGAEVPIPTGKFKRKES; encoded by the coding sequence ATGAGCGTCATGGACGACGTGCTGCGGCACACCGCTGAGCTGCTCGCCAAGGAGCACGAGGGCTTCAAGATCGAGGTTGTGGGGGACCGCATCGTGATGTCGCCGCAGAGCAACGTCCAGAGCTGGACGATCTTCCACGTCCAGAGCGCGGCGTTCAACGCCGGCATCGCGGAGCCGCGGGTCCTGTCCGACGTATTGATCAGGTTCCCGGGCGAGCCCGACCGTGTCCCGGATGTGACGATCCTGGAAGACGGCGCAGGGGAACCGTACTCCTACCAGGACATCCTTGCCGCCATAGAGATCGTCTCGACCAAGGACGACTCCAACGACTACGAGATCAAGATCCACCAGTACGCTCGCTTCGGCGTTCCGATCTACCTGATCATCGACCCCTTCCGCGGTGAGTGCTCCCTCCTCACCCGTCCCAAGGGCGACGACTACGCGACCCGCGACATGTACAGCTACGGCGAGACGGTCACGCTTCATCTGGCGGACGGGGCCGAAGTCCCCATCCCCACAGGCAAGTTCAAACGCAAGGAATCCTAG
- a CDS encoding NUDIX hydrolase, whose amino-acid sequence MPGHSRADQDGGPAPGRSGHVGDRPAPDVTTWGLPDWLEPVARAAEVVEPEQMSRFLPPESGGGRQSAVLVLFGEGPRGPELLLMERASQLRSHGGQPSFPGGALDPEDGDPRTTGPLRAALREAEEETGLDPAGVQIFGVLPRLYIPVSGFVVTPVLGWWREPTPVRAVDSGETARVFTVPVADLTDPANRATAVHPRGHTGPAFLVESALVWGFTAGVIDRIMHYAGWERPWDRAKQVPLDYHA is encoded by the coding sequence GTGCCCGGCCATTCCAGAGCCGATCAGGACGGCGGGCCTGCTCCCGGCCGTTCCGGCCATGTCGGGGATCGGCCCGCCCCCGACGTGACCACGTGGGGGCTGCCCGACTGGCTGGAGCCCGTCGCGCGGGCCGCCGAGGTGGTCGAGCCCGAGCAGATGAGCCGGTTTCTGCCGCCCGAGAGTGGCGGCGGGCGGCAGTCCGCAGTGCTCGTCCTGTTCGGCGAGGGACCCCGCGGCCCCGAGCTGCTCCTGATGGAGCGCGCCAGCCAGCTCCGTTCGCACGGCGGCCAGCCGTCCTTCCCCGGCGGCGCCCTGGACCCCGAGGACGGCGACCCGCGCACCACGGGGCCGCTGCGGGCGGCCCTGCGCGAGGCTGAGGAGGAGACCGGGCTCGATCCGGCCGGCGTCCAGATCTTCGGCGTGCTGCCCCGGCTGTACATCCCGGTGAGCGGTTTCGTCGTGACGCCCGTGCTCGGCTGGTGGCGCGAGCCGACACCGGTGCGGGCGGTCGACAGCGGTGAGACGGCCCGGGTCTTCACCGTCCCCGTGGCGGATCTCACGGACCCGGCCAATCGGGCCACCGCGGTGCACCCGCGCGGCCACACAGGCCCGGCATTCCTGGTCGAATCGGCGCTCGTGTGGGGCTTTACGGCGGGTGTGATCGACCGGATCATGCACTACGCGGGCTGGGAACGCCCGTGGGACCGGGCCAAGCAGGTGCCGCTGGACTATCACGCGTGA
- a CDS encoding Crp/Fnr family transcriptional regulator, giving the protein MDDVLRRAPLFAALDDEQAAELRASMSEVTLARGDALFHEGDPGDRLYVVTEGKVKLHRTSPDGRENMLAVLGPGELIGELSLFDPGPRTATATALTEVKLLGLGHGDLQPWLNARPEVATALLRAVARRLRKTNDQMSDLVFSDVPGRVARALLDLSRRFGVQSEEGIHVVHDLTQEELAQLVGASRETVNKALADFAQRGWLRLEARAVILLDVERLAKRSR; this is encoded by the coding sequence GTGGACGACGTTCTGCGGCGCGCCCCGCTCTTCGCGGCGCTCGATGACGAGCAGGCCGCGGAGCTCCGCGCCTCGATGAGTGAGGTGACGCTCGCCCGCGGCGACGCCCTCTTCCACGAGGGCGACCCCGGCGACCGCCTGTACGTGGTCACCGAGGGCAAGGTAAAGCTGCACCGCACCTCACCCGACGGCCGCGAGAACATGCTGGCGGTCCTCGGCCCCGGCGAGCTCATCGGCGAGCTGTCCCTCTTCGACCCGGGCCCGCGCACCGCCACCGCGACCGCGCTGACCGAGGTCAAGCTGCTGGGCCTGGGCCACGGCGACCTGCAGCCCTGGCTGAACGCCCGGCCGGAGGTGGCCACCGCCCTGCTGCGTGCGGTCGCCCGCCGACTGCGCAAGACCAACGACCAGATGTCCGACCTGGTCTTCTCCGACGTGCCGGGCCGGGTCGCCCGCGCGCTGCTCGACCTGTCGCGCCGCTTCGGTGTGCAGTCCGAGGAGGGCATCCACGTCGTGCACGACCTCACGCAGGAAGAGCTGGCCCAGCTGGTCGGCGCGTCCCGTGAGACGGTCAACAAGGCGCTCGCCGACTTCGCCCAGCGCGGCTGGCTGCGTCTGGAGGCCCGCGCGGTGATCCTGCTCGACGTGGAGCGACTGGCGAAGCGCTCGCGCTGA
- the nth gene encoding endonuclease III → MSAENDSAVGEQPASKAKVPAKRAARAPKSTSARSASAPAGEGAVKPTQKGAGVKPAAKKGVAKKSAAAGPAASKAAGAKPESRLAMIRRARRINRELAEVYPYAHPELDFRNPFELLLATVLSAQTTDLRVNQTTPALFAAYPTPEDLAAANPEEVEQIIRPTGFFRAKTRSIMGIAAALRDEFGGEVPGRLEDLVKLPGVGRKTANVVLGNAFGVPGITVDTHFGRLVRRFGWTEQEDPEKVEAEICAIFPKSEWTMLSHRVVFHGRRICHSRKPACGACPIAPLCPSYGEGETDPEKAQKLLKYEKGGFPGQRLSPPPDYPGLPAPPLGAA, encoded by the coding sequence GTGTCCGCAGAGAACGATTCCGCTGTGGGCGAACAGCCCGCGTCCAAGGCGAAAGTACCCGCGAAGAGAGCCGCGCGGGCCCCGAAGTCCACGTCGGCGCGGTCCGCGTCCGCGCCCGCGGGGGAGGGCGCGGTGAAGCCCACGCAGAAGGGTGCCGGGGTGAAGCCAGCTGCCAAGAAGGGCGTGGCGAAGAAGAGTGCCGCGGCCGGGCCCGCTGCCTCCAAGGCCGCCGGGGCCAAGCCCGAGTCCCGGCTTGCGATGATCCGCCGGGCGCGCCGGATCAACCGCGAGCTCGCCGAGGTCTATCCGTACGCCCATCCCGAACTGGACTTCCGCAACCCGTTCGAGCTGCTCCTGGCGACCGTGCTCTCCGCGCAGACCACCGATCTCCGGGTCAACCAGACGACGCCCGCGCTGTTCGCCGCGTATCCGACCCCCGAGGACCTCGCCGCGGCGAACCCCGAGGAGGTCGAACAGATCATCCGGCCCACCGGGTTCTTCCGGGCCAAGACCCGGTCGATCATGGGCATCGCCGCGGCTCTGCGGGACGAGTTCGGGGGCGAGGTGCCGGGCCGTCTGGAGGATCTGGTCAAGTTGCCGGGGGTCGGCCGCAAAACGGCGAATGTCGTGCTCGGCAATGCTTTTGGAGTCCCGGGAATCACCGTCGACACCCACTTCGGCAGGCTGGTGCGCCGGTTCGGGTGGACCGAGCAGGAGGACCCGGAGAAGGTCGAGGCGGAGATCTGCGCGATCTTCCCCAAGAGCGAGTGGACGATGCTCTCGCACCGGGTCGTCTTCCACGGCCGCCGCATCTGCCACTCCCGCAAGCCCGCCTGCGGCGCGTGCCCGATCGCCCCGCTGTGCCCGTCGTACGGCGAGGGCGAGACCGACCCCGAGAAGGCGCAGAAGCTCCTGAAGTACGAGAAGGGGGGCTTCCCGGGGCAGCGGCTGAGCCCGCCGCCGGACTATCCCGGCCTCCCGGCACCCCCGTTGGGAGCGGCCTGA
- a CDS encoding MBL fold metallo-hydrolase — translation MSDAAALPGQPRGAVLSGPATARAVNVLAPNASAMTLDGTNTWIVAEPDSDLAVVIDPGPLDDGHLERVVATAERAGKRVALTLLTHGHPDHAEGAARFAELTRTPVRALDPALRLGDEGLAPGDVITTGGLELRVVPAPGHTADSLCFHLPADRAVLTGDTVLGRGTTVVAHPDGRLGDYLDSLRRLRSLTVDDGVHTVLPGHGPVLDDAQGAVEFYLAHRAHRLAQVETAVENGHVTAAEVVALVYADVDRSLWPAAELSVLAQLEYLGEHGLI, via the coding sequence GTGAGTGATGCCGCCGCCCTTCCCGGGCAGCCGCGCGGCGCGGTCCTCTCGGGCCCCGCCACCGCCCGTGCGGTCAACGTGCTGGCGCCCAACGCCTCCGCCATGACCCTGGACGGCACCAACACCTGGATCGTCGCCGAGCCCGATTCCGACCTGGCCGTCGTCATCGACCCGGGCCCCCTCGACGACGGGCACCTTGAGCGCGTCGTCGCCACGGCCGAGCGGGCGGGCAAGCGGGTCGCGCTGACCCTGCTCACCCACGGGCACCCCGACCACGCCGAGGGCGCGGCCCGCTTCGCCGAGCTGACCCGCACCCCGGTGCGCGCCCTGGACCCGGCGCTGCGCCTGGGGGACGAGGGGCTCGCGCCGGGTGACGTCATCACCACCGGCGGCCTGGAGCTGCGGGTGGTGCCCGCCCCCGGCCACACCGCGGACTCGCTCTGCTTCCATCTGCCCGCCGACCGCGCCGTCCTGACGGGCGACACGGTCCTTGGCCGCGGTACGACCGTCGTGGCCCACCCCGACGGCCGCCTGGGCGACTATCTCGACTCCCTGCGCAGGCTGCGTTCGCTGACCGTCGACGACGGCGTGCACACGGTGCTGCCAGGACACGGGCCGGTGCTCGACGACGCCCAGGGCGCCGTGGAGTTCTATCTGGCCCACCGGGCCCACCGGCTCGCCCAGGTGGAGACGGCGGTGGAGAACGGCCACGTCACGGCGGCGGAGGTGGTGGCCCTGGTCTACGCGGACGTCGACCGGTCCCTGTGGCCGGCCGCCGAGCTGTCGGTGCTCGCCCAGCTGGAGTACTTGGGGGAGCACGGGTTGATCTAA
- a CDS encoding WhiB family transcriptional regulator, with amino-acid sequence MGWVTDWSAQAACRTTDPDELFVQGAAQNRAKAVCTGCPVRTECLADALDNRVEFGVWGGMTERERRALLRRRPTVTSWRHLLETARTEYERSTGILPVCAEEDAVYDYRHSFGEEAFAAVG; translated from the coding sequence ATGGGCTGGGTAACCGACTGGAGTGCGCAGGCAGCCTGCCGCACTACCGATCCGGACGAACTGTTTGTACAGGGTGCGGCACAGAACAGGGCCAAGGCGGTGTGCACCGGTTGCCCGGTGCGGACCGAGTGCCTCGCGGACGCGCTCGACAATCGTGTCGAGTTCGGCGTGTGGGGCGGGATGACGGAGCGGGAGCGGCGCGCGTTGCTGCGCAGGCGCCCCACCGTCACCTCTTGGCGCCACCTTCTGGAGACCGCGCGCACCGAGTACGAGCGCAGCACGGGAATCCTGCCCGTGTGCGCGGAGGAGGACGCCGTCTACGACTACCGGCATTCCTTCGGAGAAGAGGCGTTCGCGGCGGTGGGCTGA
- a CDS encoding RidA family protein encodes MSAVEAKLAELGLTLPSVVPPLAAYQPAVRSGGYVYTSGQLPMVEGKLPVTGKVGGEVTSQEAKELAATCALNALAAVKSVVGDLDRIARVVKVVGFVASAPDFTGQPGVINGASELLGAVLGDKGVHARSAVGVAVLPLDAPVEVEIQVELVAD; translated from the coding sequence ATGAGCGCCGTCGAAGCCAAGCTCGCCGAACTGGGCCTGACGCTGCCGTCGGTGGTCCCGCCGCTCGCCGCGTACCAGCCCGCCGTGCGGTCCGGCGGGTACGTCTACACCTCCGGCCAGCTCCCGATGGTGGAGGGCAAGCTGCCCGTCACCGGCAAGGTCGGCGGCGAGGTGACGTCTCAGGAGGCCAAGGAACTGGCCGCCACCTGCGCCCTCAACGCGCTGGCCGCGGTCAAGTCCGTGGTGGGCGACCTGGACCGCATCGCGCGCGTCGTGAAGGTCGTCGGCTTCGTGGCCTCCGCCCCCGACTTCACCGGCCAGCCCGGCGTCATCAACGGCGCCAGCGAACTCCTCGGCGCGGTCCTCGGCGACAAGGGCGTCCACGCCCGCAGCGCCGTCGGCGTCGCGGTGCTCCCGCTGGACGCCCCGGTCGAGGTCGAGATCCAGGTGGAGCTGGTCGCGGACTGA
- a CDS encoding ArsA family ATPase, with amino-acid sequence MIDPLLDDPGTRIIVCCGSGGVGKTTTAAALGVRAAERGRKVVVLTIDPARRLAQSMGIDSLDNTPRRVKGVRGDGELHAMMLDMKRTFDEIVEAHADPDRAKAILTNPFYQSLSAGFAGTQEYMAMEKLGQLRARDEWDLIVVDTPPSRSALDFLDAPKRLGSFLDGKFIKLLMAPAKMGGRAGMKFLNVGMSMMTGTLGKLLGGPFLHDVQTFVAAMDTMFGGFRTRADATYRLLQAPGTAFLVVAAPERDALREAAYFVERLAADDMPLAGLVLNRVHGSAAARLSAERALAAAENLEEPPEAADTDAPDASDIHDAPDSGHTENLDEGRIVDQEAGKAEGRSTSDPSPDTVNSPGDTGSCEDSIERLTAGLLRLHAERMQVLARERRTRDRFTALHPEVAVAEVAALPGDVHDLTGLRTIGDRLAAGGPPAGAA; translated from the coding sequence ATGATCGATCCGCTGCTAGACGATCCGGGCACCCGCATCATCGTGTGCTGCGGTTCGGGCGGGGTGGGGAAGACAACTACCGCCGCCGCACTGGGAGTTCGGGCGGCCGAGCGGGGCCGCAAGGTCGTGGTGCTCACGATCGACCCGGCCCGCAGGCTCGCCCAATCCATGGGCATCGACTCGCTGGACAACACCCCGCGCCGGGTCAAGGGCGTCCGGGGCGACGGCGAGCTGCACGCCATGATGCTCGACATGAAGCGGACCTTCGACGAGATCGTCGAGGCGCACGCCGATCCGGACCGGGCCAAGGCGATCCTGACGAACCCCTTCTACCAGTCCCTGTCGGCCGGTTTCGCGGGCACGCAGGAGTACATGGCGATGGAGAAGCTGGGTCAGCTGCGGGCCCGGGACGAGTGGGACCTGATCGTTGTCGACACCCCGCCGTCACGCTCCGCGCTCGACTTCCTGGACGCGCCCAAGCGGCTCGGATCGTTCCTCGACGGCAAGTTCATCAAGCTGCTCATGGCGCCCGCGAAAATGGGCGGCCGGGCCGGGATGAAGTTCCTCAATGTCGGCATGTCGATGATGACGGGGACGCTGGGCAAGCTGCTCGGCGGGCCCTTCCTGCACGACGTGCAGACCTTCGTGGCCGCGATGGACACGATGTTCGGCGGGTTCCGCACCCGCGCGGACGCCACGTACCGACTGCTCCAGGCGCCGGGCACGGCCTTCCTCGTGGTCGCCGCGCCCGAGCGGGACGCGCTGCGCGAGGCCGCCTACTTCGTGGAGCGCCTGGCCGCCGACGACATGCCGCTGGCCGGGCTCGTCCTCAACCGGGTGCACGGGAGCGCGGCCGCCCGGCTGTCGGCCGAGCGCGCTCTCGCCGCGGCGGAGAACCTCGAAGAACCGCCGGAGGCGGCGGACACCGATGCCCCGGACGCCTCCGACATCCATGACGCCCCGGACAGCGGGCACACAGAAAATCTTGACGAGGGTCGCATTGTGGATCAGGAGGCCGGGAAGGCTGAAGGTCGTAGCACCAGCGATCCCTCTCCCGACACTGTCAACTCCCCCGGGGACACCGGGAGTTGCGAAGATTCCATCGAGCGGCTGACCGCCGGGCTGCTGCGACTGCACGCCGAGCGCATGCAGGTGCTCGCGCGCGAACGGCGGACGCGCGACCGCTTCACCGCGCTCCACCCGGAGGTCGCGGTGGCCGAAGTGGCTGCCCTGCCCGGTGACGTGCATGACCTCACGGGGCTCCGGACCATCGGGGACCGGCTCGCGGCCGGTGGTCCCCCGGCCGGAGCTGCCTGA